Proteins encoded in a region of the Methanobacterium sp. genome:
- a CDS encoding peptidoglycan-binding protein, with amino-acid sequence SPRHRSVQTWNNGKWVDYHNVPWVGSPTARGSAETVIKGN; translated from the coding sequence TTCACCTAGACATAGATCAGTCCAGACCTGGAATAACGGTAAATGGGTTGATTATCATAATGTTCCATGGGTTGGATCACCTACTGCTCGTGGAAGTGCTGAAACAGTGATCAAAGGTAATTAA